A single window of Anopheles cruzii unplaced genomic scaffold, idAnoCruzAS_RS32_06 scaffold00367_ctg1, whole genome shotgun sequence DNA harbors:
- the LOC128276045 gene encoding rho GTPase-activating protein gacII-like — translation MVTTIKITGDGVFIQSVNGAGPGGGGPAGGGGGRGRRLAGGGNGVVGSAAIGEAALPVPDSDRNGHHRNGHNGGSLDVVDGTTTVGPPPSPSPLLSLSDTNNNQKGYRNFNHRRYQSDEGPGFIKPDQAVLKNGGDRGSPAATGSSASDVGGESDGAIIGPVDPGRKRDKFTISFLNTHRSGQTTAGGGGKGMLNHKFIVYNSKKPKTSSVLHQQYYQQQQQQQTAGGSVSHYQQYLYNRLRPSLSTSVLTSPSLLTGTGPIQTNGRTDQHPQPPPYQLIPQRDPQQLYQNGLFHQQHRALLGTAPPAAIPGWAKSTSCLVTSSTTSSSYRASPLLLLSPSDSSPPTGSGPASSSISSSISSPFSSSSSSSASPPVSSGPSSSSNSPPPTVTPPPPSATTTCAPTTPTTTTSSGAPPSSSTANLGQ, via the coding sequence ATGGTGACGACAATTAAAATCACCGGTGATGGAGTGTTCATTCAATCGGTGAATGGTGCCGGTCCCGGCGGTGGAGGAccggcaggtggtggtggtggccgaggacgacggcTAGCCGGTGGCGGAAATGGAGTTGTCGGGAGCGCTGCAATCGGAGAGGCTGCGTTGCCGGTTCCCGACAGCGATCGGAACGGGCACCATCGGAATGGCCACAACGGCGGATCGCTGGATGTGGTCGAcgggaccaccaccgtgggTCCACCCCCCTCGCCATCGCCGCTGCTGTCGCTGAGCGACACGAACAACAACCAGAAGGGCTACAGGAACTTTAATCACCGCCGGTACCAGTCGGACGAAGGTCCGGGATTTATTAAACCGGACCAGGCCGTGCTGAAGAATGGCGGCGATAGGGGAAGCCCCGCAGCCACCGGGTCGTCGGCGTCGGATGTGGGTGGTGAAAGTGATGGTGCCATCATCGGGCCGGTTGATCCGGGTCGGAAGCGAGACAAGTTTACGATTTCGTTCCTGAACACGCACCGGTCGGGGCAGAcgaccgccggtggtggtggcaaggGCATGCTCAACCACAAGTTCATCGTGTACAACAGCAAGAAACCAAAGACGTCATCGGTGCTGCACCAGCAgtactaccagcagcagcagcagcagcagacggcggGGGGCTCGGTAAGCCACTACCAGCAGTACCTGTACAATCGGCTCCGTCCGTCACTGTCGACGTCGGTGCTGACTTCGCCCTCGCTgctgaccggcaccgggccaaTACAGACCAACGGACGGACAGACCAACacccgcagccgccgccgtaccAGTTGATCCCCCAGCGGGATCCACAGCAACTTTACCAGAACGGTCTGtttcatcagcagcaccgggcacTGCTCGGTACGGCACCGCCCGCCGCCATTCCCGGCTGGGCCAAGTCTACCTCCTGCCTCGTGACGAGTAGCACCACCAGCTCCTCGTACAGAGCCTCCCCATTGTTGCTCCTGTCGCCATCCGATTCTTCGCCACCAACCGGATCGGGTCCAGCCTCGTCTTCGATATCTTCCTCCATTTCTTCACCGTtctcgtcatcgtcctcgtcgtccgcctCACCGCCGGTATCCTCCGGACCGAGTTCCTCATCCAATTCTCCCCCGCCAACGgtaacaccaccaccaccatcagcaaccaCCACCTGTGCACCGAcaaccccgacgacgacgacgtcatcAGGAgcgccgccatcatcgtcaacgGCAAATCTTGGTCAGTAG